One genomic window of Streptomonospora nanhaiensis includes the following:
- the rpsD gene encoding 30S ribosomal protein S4 produces the protein MRYTGPKVRLSRRAGIPLTRKAVSYFEKRPYPPGEHGRRVRRSSSDYAVRQAEKQRLRWYYDLSEKQLARAYENAKKRPGRTGEELIAELELRLVSVVLRAGLAPSIYAARQYINHGHITVDGKKVDIPSYLVKPGQVIAVREKSRQMVPFVEAAEGVHADDKIAGYLAVSHKDLRVAVVDRPKREQVPVPFDEQLVVEYYAR, from the coding sequence ATGCGCTACACCGGACCTAAGGTGCGGTTGTCCCGGCGCGCGGGTATCCCGCTGACCCGTAAGGCGGTCAGCTACTTCGAGAAGCGGCCCTACCCCCCGGGTGAGCACGGCCGCCGAGTTCGGCGCTCCAGCAGCGACTACGCGGTGCGCCAGGCCGAGAAGCAGCGCCTGCGCTGGTACTACGACCTTTCCGAGAAGCAGCTGGCCCGCGCCTACGAGAACGCCAAGAAGCGGCCCGGCCGTACCGGTGAGGAGCTGATCGCCGAGCTGGAGCTGCGGCTCGTCTCGGTCGTGCTGCGCGCCGGCCTGGCGCCGTCGATCTACGCGGCCCGCCAGTACATCAACCACGGCCACATCACCGTGGACGGCAAGAAGGTCGACATCCCCTCCTACCTGGTGAAGCCGGGTCAGGTCATCGCCGTCCGGGAGAAGTCCCGGCAGATGGTGCCGTTCGTGGAGGCCGCCGAGGGCGTGCACGCCGACGACAAGATCGCCGGCTACCTCGCCGTCAGCCACAAGGACCTGCGCGTCGCGGTCGTCGACCGCCCCAAGCGCGAGCAGGTGCCGGTGCCCTTCGACGAGCAGCTCGTCGTGGAGTACTACGCGCGCTAG